AGCGAGAGGTTAAGGAGGAGACCGAGGCATTCTTCTCGTCGAGAAGCTTCTCCTCCGACTCCTCCGAGTTCTACCAACGCCCcaacaacaagaagaagaagaacaagaagaagccgTCTCGGTGTCCGCCGAGAAGAAGAACGAAGAATCACGAAAATCGCATTGCCAGCGAGGGGTTTCAGCCCTTGGTTTCGATAGCCTCGAGGGAGAAGAAGGCGAGaaagttggaggaggaggagaagagcgtGTTTGCGGTGGTGAAACGGTCGAGGGATCCTTATGGTGACTTCCGGAGCTCGATGGTGGAGATGATCATGGAGAGGCAAATCTTCGGGGCAGAGGATTTGGAGAAGCTCCTCCATTATTACCTCGCTTTAAACTCTCCACACCACCACCCAAACATCCTCCATGCTTTCTCTGAGATATTGGTAGTCATCTTCGGTAACTGATGTATCAAAGCTGATGGAAGCTTTTGGTGTTTCTCTTATTGTTGGAATGATCATTGTTAATTAACTAGGTATTGGTTACTGACTGTAATATTAGTCCGGTTTTTGCGTGTTATCCTTCTAATTAATATCTTAGCTTGGTTACTTTTTATCATCATTGTTGTACTCGTTGTTCTTCGCATTAGCTTCTCCTCTTCGCTTGTGGAATGGAAATAGTAGTTGTAGGAGTGTTTTTCTATTGGGAAGGTCAGGAGGAATTAAGCTATAGGTTGCAAGTTGCACCACTACCATGGGATTCGAGCTGCGATTTCTTTCTTTACTCCTTTTAAAAactgaaagagaagaaaaaggctaGAGGTATTGGAACCTTGAGGAGGAGTTCTCGTTACCAAAGTCATGAGGATAAAAGAAAAGATACTTTCGTTTGAACTTTGAATTCGCTCTTCTCTCCATGTGGATGTTTTGTTGATAAAGTATATAGGATTAGGTATATGGCGCTGCGTTTCCAATAAAGTAATGCAAAACCCAAGATCAGCACTGCCCAAATCTTTCGCTATCTTTAGCTTAAAGCAAGCTAGATTCTCTCCCCTCTGCGGGACGTAGCTTCTGGGTTCGGCGAGAAGCTCTCCTTTCTAATGTGACCTCATTCTTCTCACCTTCACTCTGACGCCTCGCAGCACTGCTGCAGAAGTCAATGCTGGCTTTAGCCCTGGGTGCAGGCACTCTGAGCGCTAGGTGAAAAGCCGCATTGCTCCCAATCTAAtgttctcttttctcctctgtGTACAGGACAGTTCATTAACAGCAGCAGTGGTCCTGTAACTTGCTTCGATCAAAAAATATTAGATCCCAATCTAAACCAATAAATGTTCTGATAATATGCAATTTATTGCATACGTGCATATATAAGCACAAATTATGTGTAAATAAGATTTCATAAATGttagcatgcatgcatgcatgctccTTGGTTCTTAATTGCATTTGGCATTCAAGTTCTCTCAAATTTTTGGGATGGGCAATCGTCTTGGTAGGTTTGTTTGTTGGGTGGTTGAAACTTCAATTTGGACTTCTGGCTTGCTGCCTTGTCTAAATGACTAAATGTTAAAATGATTGTTGATGCTTGTGGAGTAGGTTTTGGGATAGTTTAAGACTCGTTGGTTCACAAAAAGAGGATTGAGAAGAATGtggtcaacaaaaaaaataaagaaatgccTGATCTTTGGCTAGAGTTTTCAAATAAGAGAcctttttttatagaaataagATTTCCGCATTTCATAGAAAAGAAAAGTCCATATGAGATATAAAAAAGTTCAATTTGCAGAAagttagagatttttttttttcaaaaatgcccttaagcttttagatgaaataggataagatttttttctttattaagagcatagcagttattttacataatttttcttaaaaagtagatgctcaaccaaagTTAAGCCATTCTAGATTATGCTACTTTTTTACGGTCAAccaaatatgtaaaaaaaactAGTTAGGCATCATATACCAAGTATCAATATCTTAGGTAAAATATTTTAGTGAGAGAATTCTTCTGGCaaaccaaataagttcttaataGTTATGGACTACTTTAATCACTGAGAGAGtgcaataaaattttaaaaaaaagtttaaaaacAAATAGTTGTACAAAAGACCATGATAATTGATTttgaatattaattatataattagaTGGAAACTATATACAATTATGTcagaagaaataaaaatgaaCTACTAATAGATTATATTCTTGTGAAAAAATTGATTAGCTTCACTAATACCGGTCTAGTATATATTGATAAGAGAAATATCAGAGTTAGATGTTGAAGATTCGGATCTAATATCAatgaataataatttttttgaagtaTATCGTAAATATATCGAATCATAACAAATTAAAACTAGAatgagtacacaagaaaaaacTTGCATCAACAAATCCAAGAAAACAATAAATTTATTGGGATTTGGATTCAATATTTGCTATAGCCGACCAAATCTGATCGGGCCGATTTGCACCCTAACCCGGGGAAAACACAACCAGAACTTGACAAGGTAGGAACCAAGATCGAAAACGACCAATCAAAGGCCGGTATGCTATTTTTGCTCACGGAGGAGGCCGGGTGGCAGAGGAGGGGATAATAACCGCAAGTAGATAAAGGTGGCATGCATGCAGTACTGGTATCTAATTGTCAGCTTCTGGTGCGCTGCGAGGATAggaacttttcattgaatacatATATTGGCACATATCTATAGGTATAAAAGTTTTAGGCTTTTTATCGAGCCAGATCTAAAAATGGTTttagaccccccccccccctcttattattattattattattattattttttttttttgagagagagagagagagagagagggagggagggatggAGTGACAGAGGAGAGAGAATTCGGTACCAGCGGGAGGCCATATTAAGAAAAtctaggagaaagaaaattccTTTCGTGCATGCATTAATATGCGAAGCATCTGTGTGTATCTAGTGGGTTGGTGCAGGGGAGATTTAATGGAAGGGATCGATGCTTGGCCAGACATCCCATCAAACAGCCCTCTTTCGCTTCTGTTTCTGTTACCTTCCTCTCGTATCACCTCGGTTCCTGAGCTATTTCAAAaggacctctctctctctctctcttatatgAGTGAATGTATGATAGTATTTTGGCGGTAACCGTCGTGTCTGATGCTATTCTGGCGTCTGTTGGCGCTACGCAGAGGCATTGAAAGCGATCTATGGAGCTCTTCGGGAGCTATGATGTATGGTTTCTTTGGATCTGGTGCGGTTAGCGCAGTTCAAATTGAACATGCGGGATTCCAGTATGTTATAAGATGGTTTAAACCAATACTCAGTTGAATTGGTACCGAGATCCACAGGAATTGATGTTTAGTACATATCAATATCGATTCGAATCAAGTTGAATCGGTCGGAACCATTCAGTTTCTTCCGATTTTAGCCGAAACCAAACAGATTTTCGATTCGGACTGAACCAGCCGGTTTGGCTCAGTTCGGCTTTTTTTGGTTTAGACCATATTGCTAGAGAGGTATGGGCTTCGTCCTAGATCAATTAATAACTATGAAGCTCTGTTGTGGTATCTTACATATCTGCAATGCAGGCGGGAAGAGGggcatgcattttttttttcctcttcgttcttctaTATAAAAGGTTAACCATGAAACGCATGTTAATGCACTTGGTGTAAGTTTTTGATTAGCTCTGCTGTAAATCATTAATAGTGCCTGGGCTTCAGTATATCGAGCAGTAAACTGCTAGCTATATGCCATTGTGAACCAAAGTAATGACAGCCAAACAGTTGCTTTGGATCATCATACAAGAAAGTTGCATCCATTTGCCAGCGAGCGGACTCTTAGTGCTTGGGCTTCGGGGGCGCTTGCACTCTTCAACAATGATTTTGGGCCCAAATTCTGAATTCTTAGCATTCAAAATCTGTGCCTTCATAGTAAGAGATACCCCCCCTCCCAACTTGGAAGAATTAAAGTTGAATAGAGTAACTACAAAAAAAATTGAACATTGCCGATGCTTTTTATTATGTACACCAAAGCGTTAATTTTATTTGCAATGCTTTAAAAAGCATCGGCAATGTGaacattagaaaaagaaattgccAACGTTTGGAGCCAAAATCACTGACACTTCTATCTAGCGTCGGCATGTATATGTTGCCATTGTCCCCATTTCTTGTAGTGAGTATGGAGAGGTTCCCACGTCTAACctagaagaagaaagccatGCTCTCTATATGCATAGTGAAGCACATTTCTCGATCAACTGGCTATCTAAAAGATCTCAATTTTATCCCAGTTTGGATTGTATGCTGAGTTTAGAATATGCctatggagctcctaattgacCTAATAGTTTTGCATTTGAGGACACGTTTAGTCGTGTTTAAACACCTAAAGTAATTAGTTAACTTAAGCTGTAACCAGGCACAGGGTTATTAGATGGAATAATGTTGGTTATATAGATAAAATCTTATAATATATTGTCAATCAAACTGAACTAAGGATGACTACAATCATCGTTCTTCACCTTCATCGGTCTGCAATTCTCGGTGTGGTATTAAGAACCATAGGTAGCCGACTACCCTTGGCTGGTAGCCCGGTCCATTTGCATCCCAAGTTCCGAGATAAGGTTGTCAAGAGACCAGGCCTAATTCCAGCCCAGCCCAATTTTTTTAGAGAACAGGCCAGGCCGAGGGCATAACGCGAGTCAACGTCGGCCAGCCAGCTCAGACCTCTCTGGGGTCTGACTTCAAATTCAAAGTCACCGCCTCCCGTTGGTGGCCATCTTGCTGGGTTCGTctgtaataatttataattttttttacatacATATCtctctaaatattaaaatttacataaaatttttcttaaaatttatatttacatatatattctTATCAAACACATgcttgtatatatattttttgtgtgtatgtatgtagcCATACCATCTAATACTGTTAAGAAGTTAGTggcttaaaattaaaatgacaaaaatattaataatgggtaaacatgcaaaaaaaaaatgtttataaGGGTACACTTGCAAATAACAATTTTGGaggatattcatataatttcatatatttaggaaGGTATACACATAaaaattttttggatttttgcacaaatatccttctaaatattgaaatttgtaTGAATGCCCTCTATGTTAGTATTTACATGCATGTCCTTataaaacattatttttatATGAATACTTTTGATATAGCGATTCAGTTAACGTAATTAaccaaaatcatatttatttaaattaaaatttaattaaaattatgaaagtAACTTTTTATTCTTGAAGTGGGTAACAAGTTAACAAGTCTCATTAGAATTAATATATTTACctcttttaagaaatttttcgaTTTCTCTTTACCTTTTATTTACTTCTATGTTTGAAATCAAAATCATTTCTTCGACTCTTTCCTTCATCATAGACAACCCtttattgtatttttttaatatgaagATGGTTAGGTCCTGCTTTAgttttatgaattatttaaaaaatagtaTTGTGTGAGATCAACATTTATCTTTTAGTATATGAGATTTGCAACGTTTATCTTTTAGAGTCAGAAAATTTCTTATGTGCAGGCTAGTGGCTGATTAAAAATTACGGTGACAAGATGGACTTTATACACtagatcttttcttcttctaaaaaattgaagctaaaaaaaaatagcttAAGGTACACAACGTAAGGAGTAATCTTCTACCACATAGCCACGGAGGTTGTTAATAAGTCTATAAAGGGTTTGAAGTCCTTTAATAAATTTGCTTATGAATGATTGATGCTGTTCTTCCACCCATGAGCATAGCAATAGCAAGGAAACTTCATCATTGTAATCTATCGCGTGTCTTTAAGAAACTCTAAtcatttcttatattctaatgCATGCCTTCGTATATGCATCCataacaataaatattataagctATGTTTCGATGTGGTTGCTATAAATAAAGAAGAATAAAGTAGAATAATCTCATGGTTAGTAAAAGAATTTTCAtaattctttttgttatttaatTGCCGAATCAattattttcttaaataatattttaatgaaaaatacTAAGAAGCAGACACTAGTCAAATAAAACtttctaaatataaaaaattatataaatatcctcataaagtattatttacatatatatatctttatgaaatatttttttatatatctgTCTATTAAGAGTAGTCCaattatttgaaattttaaaccgttaattttttagcaGCGCTGCTGCTAGTATGGGCATATATGTAAAAACACAGacacaaaaaataaatattatatatatagattaatttcattaaaaagataTTTATGCAAATTTCATTAGAAGGATGTGTACgccaaaaaaacctaatttatatACCGCGTTCGCCGACGCCTTTCTTTCTCTCCAGTTTCTCCTCTATTTCTTCATTTGTCTGGTTGCTGGTTGATCGGTCTGGGCCGTATGGGAACGCCGGAGACGTCGCGCGAGCCGTGCCCGGACCGGATCCTGGACGACGTCGGCGGGGCGTTCGGGATGGGGGCGGTGGGAGGGTCGGCCTTCCACTTCATCAAGGGCCTCTACAACTCCCCCAACGGCGAGCGGCTCGCCGGCGGCGCCCAGGCCGTCCGCATGAACGCCCCCCGCGTCGGCGGCAGCTTCGCCGTCTGGGGTGGCCTCTTCTCCGCCTTCGACTGCTCCATGGTCTACCTCCGCCAGAAGGAGGACCCCTGGAACTCCATTGTCGCCGGCGCCGCCACCGGCGGGTTCCTCCAGATGCGCCAGGGTGCCGGCCCCGCCGCCCGCTCCGCCCTCTTCGGAGGCATCCTACTCGCCCTCATCGAGGGCGCCGGCATCATGCTCAACCGATTCGTCAGCGCCCCCCAGAACATCCCCGACCCTGCCCTCATGATGCCGCCGCCCAACGTCCCCGCCATGGCCGGCGCTGGAGGCGGCATCCCCCAGATGGGATACCAATCTACTGTCTCGATGGCTGACGATACCACCGgctccttttcctcctcctcctcttcttggtTTGGAGGGTGGTTTGGAGACGGGAAGAAGCAGGATGATGGGAAGAGTGGACGTGGAGGAAGCAAAACGGAGATTCTGGAGAGTTTTGATACGCCGAGCACTCCGATCCCGACTTTCGAGTACAAGTAGAACAAAGGAACGGGAATTATATTTGTGTATGAGGTAAAATTGAGATCTTTGTTGATACGAAGTTCTATTAGGCATATCTAATCAGTTGGTGGTAAACTTATTTTAATCCTATAAATCACTGTACGTGCAAAGCTTATCGAAGACTGAATGATGTCTTCAATTTCCGTTTCTGGCCGATGAGTTCTTTTCTTGCAATCATCTGACTGATTTGCTTTATTAAGAAGTGATGTATGTTGGAGTTGAGTACAAATATTTATCTTATGCTTTCATTTTTGCTTTTTGTTTATTCTGAACAATTTCTCATATGCGTACTGTATTGTGCTACACAAATTGTTTGCTTAACTAACATTGAAGTAATAACAATGATCAGTTGTGGCCATTGCATTTTAAGCATCCTAAAAGGCATTTATCACAGAACGAGATTAGATTCTTGGCCTCTGCAAACAATTAGTATAAATTCTTGACTATAGGATGAAACAAGTCACATAAGCTATTAGCCTGTCTTGCAAATTAGCAATAGTGGATAGACTGCTTTACGAAAAGCTTATTTTAAATATAAGGATGGGCTATTATCCCCAGAGAGCTTATCAAATAAGCTTGTCAGTGGATCGAGGTTTTTCTACATTGAAACATAGATTAGAAGACTTGAACACACTTTAGAAGGTTGCTTAGacttgaaaaaaataatgaactgATGCAACTAACAAAGACATCAGCTAGGGGCATGCTTGGAACTAGTACATATTGATCTAATGCTTTATTCACATGCAGCACTAGGATGCTGTTGACCATGCGCCAACATTTGGCATGTTTCTGTGCTAGTGCATGCCAAGTGCTAGCATgacgcaatatgtattgtgtcAGATGTGGGTCGGCACACTAGAACATGAGACTGAAATCTTTTCTTTGCCTTGCCTTTTTCATGTCATACGCGTTTTACATGGGAGTTTAGCATTAGTTCGATAACATTTTTAGGCCTTTTTGGTTACCTTAGTGTGAAGCAGGAATAGATGGATGTGAATTCAAGGGTCCAGATCTAGAAGGCTTTTTGCTCTGTAGTTTCTTCTCCTTGCAATCTCTATATAAGGAGTATTACATGGTTGGAGAGTAGGTTTAGATTTAGAAGGCCTTTTGCTCTGTAGTTTCTTCTCCTTGCAATCTCTTTATAAGGACTATTACATGGTTGGAGTAAGGAAGTAAAAAAACATTAGGCTGTGTCATTCTACCTTCTCCATGTTTTCATAGCTCAAGAGGAAAAAAATGTGTTAGCTCTTATCATTCATAATGATCTTAATTTAAAGAGGACCCATGTCCATCAAGATGAATTATTCTTCCATGCATCATAAAGTCTTCATTGGAAGAATTGCAGAAAGATGCAAGTTTCTGAGGAACATATTACAGACTTACACTGGAGAATTTCTTCAAATTTGTAGATCTATGGCAAGATTCCAAACTTGTGGTTGATGATGTCTCTTTTATGCCTTGAGACCCTTACCTTAAACTCGTATATTCCTCCTCATCGTCTAGAAGAATATAAAGACCCTTTTGATGAGGGGAATATAATGCAAGTCTCCCGTGCATCATAGACATGATCCCTTGCAAGATAACATGGTTTAATAAAGTGATGCAACTTAAAAGAGGTGTGGTGGAGGCGTAATAAATTTGTCTGATCTTCACAATGAAATGACATCAGCAAGGATCTTGGTTGTTGGAGATTAGGCCTGTCAAAGTACTGAGTTTTGACAAGATtggattaatacttttaaccTACATGATCTGATAATGACCCGATACGATAACCCAAATATTAATTTGACTGTATTTGAGTTGCAGTCAACTCGATCTAGTAATGACCCTACTTGATTTATGGTATGATTTAACAACtgcatataatattatttacaaAAGGTGAAAACCCTAGTTGTCTAGTATCCACCGTCACTAGCACTCTCAAATCCCAACTAACCCTCATTTCTTTCACCTTTACCCCTCTACCCTTGGCCTCCTCTGCTGACCACTAACCACCTATATCGCCCTTTTTCTCTCACACATACATTACTTCTCTTTACCCTCACCCCAACCTTTCACCCATCCCCATTCTGCTGTAAACTCCATATGTTGCCTTCTTCTGTCTCATTCCCATCACTTACTTCTGAATCTTAAGCCTAATATGAAGTTGGATTGTCTTGGGTTTCCAAATTGATCATTCGAATCTTTAATCTAGTTGGATTTCGGTTATTCTTTAGTTGATTGGTTATCtgattaaattgggtcaagttaTCAGGAGACAATGGGTTATACTTATCGTACTCCTTAATTTTGACAAATCATTCTTTAGTTATTGTTTAGGTTGAGAAGTTATTTAGTAtggaatatgatttttattttgttgattctagggtCTTGCAATTTCAAGGTTAGCTCGAGGCTTTTGAGGTTCTGTAGCATATTATGCAACTTTGAATACAAGAAAAATAAGCTGAGGTGAAGAAGAAGTCGCATATTAGTCTTAGGAACAACCAGCGAAAGTAGGTCATAGTTTGTCCTTAAACAAGAACTGTTGCTTCATCAAGAAGTGAATGTTTAGATATGCTGAAGATTCTAGCATTATTGGTAGCTAAAATGCTTTTCAAATTGGCTTTCCAACGTTGAATCATTTGAATCAGAGTTTAAGGAAGTATGGGAAGATTACTAAAGGTTGCATGCACCTAGACATCTACCCCAAATTCACACAAAATTTCTCTCATCTTTTAATCATCTTGCTtccataatgaaaaattaaggaAAGTTTTAAACTTTTCAGCCTTCACTAGTCCTGAGATTTTGCACATTCTCTTATAGAGTTGCAGTCCAATTAAATCCAAGAATTGATTACCTGCTTTCAGCCCTAATTCATCCATCATCTCTAGATaagatttatttgaaaaatataataaggtagaagatatttatttttccaTACAATTAGGTTCTGCTACAATAATCTAAACCTCAGGCTTATCTCGGACTATACAAAATGGTTCCAAATCTTCTTgaaaataaatacaaatatagaGTATGCAATAATCTTTCCACGATCAGAAGATAAAAGATTGAAGGCTATGCATATTATTGTTTCCCTAGGCTTCTACTGGACACAATATGTTCCCTAAGCTTCTACTAGATAAATTCACCAAGTTGTCATTCTCTGCTGAACCTCATCTGTCTAGAAATATCTGGAACCAGAATTAGTAAGGGTCTAACAATATCATCTTTGAAGAAAAGTCTTTTTGATCTGGTATATGGAGGGGTGGGTTTGGTTTGGGTTGGTTAATGGACTTGAAAAATAAATGCAACCTCAGAGTATTTAAGAACCTTTTCCATGATTAAAAGATAACATGATTTGAAACTTGAAAGCTATGCATATAATTGTTTGCTTAAGCTTCTACTGCATGTATTTCACCAACTTGCCATGCTTTGCTAAACCTTATTTGTCTAGGAATATATGGAACTAAAATACATAAGGGTCCAATATATCTCCTTTCAAGAAAGGATCTTCACAATCTGGTATATAGAAGGGTGGGTTAATGGCACTTGAGATTTCAGAATCATATTAGAACCGTAATCTGCTGCAAATTTTAGGTTCTTACTGCCAGTTTATAAGGAAAtcccttcaccttttttttatGGTTTTTGTAAAATTCATTAAGAAGCTcacttttttttgtgtgcaaGATTTCTACAATAATAACATTTAACAATACTTAACCCCATAAGATGTTTGATGTACTAATATAAAATTCATCAGCATCATGTTAATTCTCTTCGAGGTCATCAATGTTGGAATCTCAAGGTTTTCATATGAAGGAGGTAAGACAGTTATATCTCCATTTCTTATACAAGTCTGTAGGACTACTAAATCTTCAGGAAGAAGCCTTTTAATCATGGGAGATTGAGAAA
This is a stretch of genomic DNA from Phoenix dactylifera cultivar Barhee BC4 chromosome 9, palm_55x_up_171113_PBpolish2nd_filt_p, whole genome shotgun sequence. It encodes these proteins:
- the LOC103713066 gene encoding mitochondrial import inner membrane translocase subunit TIM17-2-like, with translation MGTPETSREPCPDRILDDVGGAFGMGAVGGSAFHFIKGLYNSPNGERLAGGAQAVRMNAPRVGGSFAVWGGLFSAFDCSMVYLRQKEDPWNSIVAGAATGGFLQMRQGAGPAARSALFGGILLALIEGAGIMLNRFVSAPQNIPDPALMMPPPNVPAMAGAGGGIPQMGYQSTVSMADDTTGSFSSSSSSWFGGWFGDGKKQDDGKSGRGGSKTEILESFDTPSTPIPTFEYK